The sequence below is a genomic window from Uranotaenia lowii strain MFRU-FL chromosome 2, ASM2978415v1, whole genome shotgun sequence.
gggtgacaaaagaaaaaaatgatatttgttccagcctaactgatttgtgtttttttttacactttgaaGCTTCTAAATCAGTGTTGCcatatatttgttttattgatttttatacctttaatttttattaattacatTCTTCATCTCTTCAAGTTATTCGGAGAAAACCTTTTATATTCCTCTTTTTTTATCAACGATTTATGCGCCATCATTTCACCAGAAAGGCTGTTGCACGACGACGGCGACAAATCGACTGCACAAAATCTGATGCAGCATGAAATAAAGAAGGCCCGTACATTCGTTTTTTTGCCGCAGaagaattaaccattttttttaaatgagtaaTGTGAGAGctaaaaaaccataaattttttaattaaatagttAATAGAATCCAAACGTCATTTTGTGAATGGCCATTTTTGGTCATtaccttttaaataaaataaaaccacgTTTTGCCTCAAAATTATAATCCATGTACCTAACTAATTTAAATATGTACTATTTTATAATACAGAAGTTCCTCAGCTACGTCTTATTAAACTGTACTTAAAAATATGAGTTTAAACTAATCATaagaaaacgagaaaaaaacaaacataactTACGGTATCCATGTCACCACCTTTATCTACACTAGTTGCTCtaagtttttcaatcattacTTTAGCCTTTTCACTCATTTCCTTATGCCGGAGGAGTAATCGctagaaaagaaataaaaatcgaaaaaaaaccaaaaacaaaacaaaccaatctaaaaatgttcaaactaaaaaaaaacaaattcaaacaccaGGGAAACAATACTTTTAAACGAAAAAGAAACTTTCCACCCAAGAAACCCCCCAAATCTACTCACGTTTGCCAGCGCCGAATCAACGGCCGAAATTCGATCATCCGCAAACCCGTTTTCCGTTTCTGCCCTCAGATTTCCGTCACCAGCACCGGTCAGTTTGTCAGCATCCGGCCTCATCGATCCCTTCTCGccgttgttgttattgttgttaccACCTTCCGATTCACCGCCGCCCCCGCCATTGCTCATCGATCCGTTGCCACTCGGGACCGTGATCAGCTTCTCCTTGGTGGGGGAAAGGGAAACCTTGCCAAATAGTCCGCCGCCACCCCCACTTCCGGCCGCCTGCTTTGTGGCCACCAGCAGCGCCTGGGCTTTATTGGTGAGCAGCTCGGTGCGCCTCAGCGGATCATCCTCCCGGGGGGTGATCATGTCGTTCAGATTCAGCAGGTCCTTGCTCAGCTTGTCCGACTTGTAGTTCCCTATCACGTAGCTCGAGTCGTCCGATGTTTCGCCTGCGAATCAGACATTTTGGGTTCATAAGCGTTTGATTTCAAACCATTATCGTGTAGTTTTAGTAAGAATTGCAGTGCCACTTAATGACAGTTTATGATTTCAGCAGTGAGATGAAAGTGATTCGTTATAATGCTGCGTTTCATTTTAATATATACAGAATAGTTCAATCGAGTGATTTTTCAGAGCTATTTGAAGCTTTGTTAGTATTGATCAAAATATTACAGAATTTCCCTCAAAAGGGAATAGtcttaaaatacacaaaaaattttcaataagattagtTAACTTGATACGATCCTTTTTCCTAGTTTTCAACATTAAATTCCGGTCCAATAATCGATTGGCTGCCCAACTAAACTCATGGGTGAAAATGTTCGTCCCGGTcagaaaattaaacttaaaaatcaattaatttagAGCTCGAAAAGCAGGGTTTATTATCAATCTAGTTACATTTACTTGGACATGATGTTGTTCGTACATGAATCGTGATTCAAGACTTTCAATCTCCTGAAGTTAGgttgctctctggagccaccagcccagcttatcttttttttttaatttgccttGCCCGTTGATGAGAAAACATTAACGAGAATCAAAGAGAAAAACATTATAACCGGAAAATCTGTCTTCTTATTTGTTATTACAGAGGCATATGAAAAGATTCAGAGAAGTGATGACCAAACGCCATATTTTTTATTCGAGTCTTGGAGTGAACAAGTTgcagttatttattgaaaaaaacacgATAATAAGCGGCACTTAGTGAATACCTTGCGGAACACCAGcaccattttttaaacaaaaaagataCCGTGGCTATGgatatgtttttaaattcatttgaaatgtGCCATTTAAATCTCCGATTATACAAATCACCGATGTTGGTgctgaacaatttttaaagattggATTTCTGAGCTTAGTTTAAtcttttgtttatagttttacATTCGTTAACTGAAGGTATTAATGTTCGATCGAGTGTACGGAAGGTGATTCAGAATGAATGATTGATTGCGTTATGGGCGGACGGTAAGCCATCAGCAGTCtatttgttagatttttcattcCATAAAAGCAAGTTTTccaagatttttattttcaaagaaaatagcCATTCTCGTAGAAAAAAGCAACAGCCTGGTTAGTGCGCTAAGCTTGTTTTTAGAACATCATTTTAGTTCATTCTCAAATCTCCATCAAATTTCAATACTAGAAGCTACCGGTACACACTACTGCTAACTACCTCTCCTACACTTTTGGTTGGAGTAGATGCACATGGCTTGTTCGGCTGCTAGGAAGCACGCCTGACATGGAACTCCCGAATCTAGATCGAAATCGAAGTAAGTAGGTTCGAGTTAGAATAAATGGATAATGGCCATCACCGTTTGCTAGAAGTTATAACTTTTAATGTACCATCCGTTTAGAAACCCCACGATTTTATGGATTTCTTTAAAACAACGCAACGTGTTAAGTCTTATAATGAGTCCCGTGAACTTACCAATTGTGTGCACCTCCAGCTGGTGCCCGGTGAAGTGGGCCCGCAGCTGGTACAGGTAGGTCATgacggccaacttgtccgggacCGCCAGCATGTTCATGTCCTGGGGCTCGATGACTCGAGGTATTCCCAGCTTTTCTGCCGCATCAAACGCCGTGCGGCAGTTCTCTATCACGTTGCCCGGCGACAGCTTGCTCATATCACTGGAAAACGACAATAAATGCTTCATTGGAGGGCAATTTTTCAGACGAAAGCAACAACTTACATAAGACTAGGATAGAAGTGATGAATGATGGCACAGAAGGCCATTCCATTGCGCCAGCTTGTCGTCAAGTTGGTAACTTTGACTCCGTGGTAGCTCTTGGTGATATCTTTGCACCATTCCAGAAGATCCTGTCCCGGAGTACTGTCCCTTAGTAGCGGTTTCCTCACTTCCTTGGGCGGTTCGGGTTTTGCTGGAGCTACCGGTTCTACGGGTGCCTTTTCCGTCGTCACCGGAGGCGGTGTGTGATCGTAACTTTTGATCAAATTCAACGGCTTCAGTTCGGCTCTACTGCTCTGGATCTCTTCGGGAGATTTTTTGGTAATAAGCTCGCTGTCTACTTTAGTTGGGGGCGTTGGGGCAACGGCAACAACGATAGGCAAAGACGGAGTTGACTGCTTTGATGGTGGAggacttttttcttcttccagTGCTTCCAGAGGGTCCTCCTGTGCCTCTTCGactattttttctatctgctcGAACATGTGAACGGATTCGGGAATGTGATGTGCCGCAGGTGTAATGCTGTCCATCTCTGATGGAATCGAAAGTTCATCTGTGACTGTTTGCCGCTCCGGTGGTTTATCTTTCCCTATATGTTCGTCTGGATCTTTGATGAAACTTTGATCGCTGGTCAGCGAAATGTAACCCCGATCGTTCAAAACTTCCTTGAACATATCTTTTGATCCACTCATAACTGGTGTTTGATCGTCGGAAAGCGATGGAACTAGAAtgagaaaatcaaatttagatttcaattAATTACCTGCTTCAGAAAATAAACCATCTTACCACCACTCATCGGCGTCGCTAGATCCGAGTTGTTCAGACTCGTCGTCAGTTGTTCTAGCTGTTGAGTAAAATCAAACACGTGTTCTGAAATGTCAATCGAATTTTCCAGATCCGGAATGTCTTCCAAATCATCCAAAGGAGCAATATCCGTTATATTGTTGACGGACATCAGCGAAATGATGCTCTGCATGTCTTCATCAGTGGCCTTTCCCTCCCTAAGGAAAACGCAGCTCAGTGTTAGTTCCAGCGACGCCGATAGGATTTTTTTCGATACCGGCCTCAGTTCCAGCTGAAAGGTTTGCTGCGTCGATTCGATACTGGCATACTTCCGCATGTTGATCATGGCCGATGCCAGCGGTCGCTTTTTGCCCATCTGTGACACATCTTCCAGCACGAAGGTCCAGTCCTTGTCCTCCAGCTCGTGCGTTCGAATGTCTTTGAACAGCGTCACGGCGATGGTGTGATTATCGGGCATCGGCCAAGCCATGGAGCTGCACACCGGATTCACCAGATCCGGTTCCCAGGTCAGGGGACTGGATACCACCCGCCGGGAGCGCCGGGTCCAAACCACGTGAAGACTGTGAGGGCGCCTGGAATGGAGAGAGAAAACAAGTTGAAATTAGCTTTCATCcttttttaaccttccaaagtcgttcgggtcaatatttTCGggtcgcacattcaaatcatcataactcttctaaaaaaaatcgcaaaaatttgatttcaaaaatcttcctggggaatcacaaaatacacaatctgtagtatgatgcaacttcctgtgaccaccggaagtgctccctcaaaaaaatccgtaattaggctgttcgggtctatatgacccgagagtttgcgtatGTTCctctggccgcaaatattgaccgatttcgatgaattttaattcattgtataggtaatttattctagtttttcaatattgaaaaattaagtcGAAATATTCTACCAGTTTACCAGtggctgattccgaatgaaaaaagtcccaaaaaagAGCTCGTTTTATaatgcttataacttctgacaggtttcaaatattgcgctgattttataatattttaaattgtcaagaataaatctatccatagATATATAAatttggctagtgaagtagacaatgtgcaactcgagaccccatacacccaaccttcgggtagtggccatatcacctcttgtctgcaactccgattctctgcctccccgtggtgctagctggggtgcgagcaaccttagcggagatcgggtacccaaccccggtggatgctttggtcgcatgcagactgagttagggggcttcgtacgcgtctgttttccatgtcaggggcggcgtgcggagttcaacaacgtcctggtggtgttcgggacccaaaccagcaacatcacgacggtcctcctgcgagatagtggggttagccacgggccttgcgagcccgtgactacaaaaaaaaaatacaagcaacgaataacgaacaacaaatttcggatggaaatcggcaaagacccacgcgacgaaaagggactagcgattggaaacttggaacatagaactgccgatctctaaattttgtgggcagtacccacgtgctctccaacgaattgaagagccgcaaattcgacatcgtagcgctgcaggaggtatgctggaagggctccacggtacgaacgtatccagatggtcgagccatctaccagagctgcggcaacacacacgagcttgggacagcttttatagtgatgagaaagatgcaaaagcgcgtgatcgggtggtggccgatcaattcacgaatgtgccggttgagaatcaagggccgattcttcaacatcagcatcatcaacgtgtacagccctcacctcggaagtaccggtgacgacaaagacgaattctacgcgcagctggagcgtgaatacgaccgctgcccaaaacatgatatcaagatcgtcatcggggatttcaatgctcaggtcggccaggaggaggaatttaaaccgacaattggaaggttcaccgcgcaccagctgaccaacgaaaacggcctcagacttattgatttcgccgcctccaaacgaatggccgtacgtagtaccttttttcagcaccgcctcccacacaagtacacctggagatcaccgtaccaaacgcaatcacagatcgaccacgttttgatcgacagccggcacttttcggacatcatcgacgtcagatcctgtcggggcgccaacatcgagtcggaccattatctggtgatggtgaagatgcgcccaaaactctccgtagtgaacaacacgcgaaaccggcgcccgcctcggttaaatatcgcgcgactgaagcaacctgaggtcgcggcagactacgcgcaatcggttgaagcagcgctgccggcagagggcgagcttgacgaagcccctctcgaggactgttgggataccatcaagacagccatcaacagcgctgcggagaacgtcatcggttatgtggagcgatctcgacggaacgactggttcgacgaggagtgtaggagggtgatggacgaagagaatgccgcgcgggcggcagtagtgcagagaggcacccgtcgaaatgtgaaaattaccgacagcggaagaggcagcgagtccgacttttccaggagaaaaagcgccgcctggaggaggaggagctcgaggagctggagcagctgcatcgttcccaagcaacacgaaagttctatcagaaactcaacgcatcccgcaacggcttcgtgccgcaagccgaaatgtgccgggataaggacgggggtatcctgacggacaatcgtgaggtgatcaaaaggtggaagcagcacttcgatgaacacctgaacggcgcacatgcaggagatcaagacggtgggggaaggtacatcgccggcgtagccaacgacgaagaggagccactcccaacgatgagtgaagttaaggaagccattcgccagctgaatagaaacaagtcggctgggaaggatggcatcgcagctgaactcatcaaaatgggcccggacaggttggccgattgccaacaccggttgataatccggatctgggacactaaacagctaccggaggaaggagggggtaatatgccccatatacaagaagggcgacaaattggactgtgagaactaccgagcgatcactgtcctcaatgccgcctacaaagtgttgtcccgaatcctactccgccgcctaacgccacaagcaaacagattcgtgggaagtcatcaggccggctttatggagggacggtctacgacggaccagatattcacattacggcaaatcctccaaaaatgccgcgaacaccaagtccctacgcaccatctattcatcgacttcaaagccgcatacgacacgatcgaccgtaacgagctatggaaaatcatggacgagaacggcttttccgggaagctgattagactgatcaaggcgacgatggatggaacgcagtgctgtgtgcggatttcgggtgaattgtcgagttcattcgaatcgcgcagggggcttcgacaaggtgatggtctatcctgcatgatgttcaacgtggcgctagaaggtgttattcgacgagcggtgggcgaaatgcggggcacgattttcaacagatccagtcaacttatctgctttgccaatgacattgatatagtcggcagatcatctgcggcggtggaggagatctaccgcaaactgaaacgcgaagcaggaaggattgggttaatgattaatacgtccaagacgaaatacatgctggcctgcggatccgagaccgaccgaacccgcttgtccagtaataacaaggccacgatcgacggcgacgagctggagatagtcgaagactttgtctatctcggctcactggtgaccgcagacaatgacaccagccgtgagatccggaggcgaattatcagcggaagtcgtgcctactatggactccacaagcaactgcggtcgagaagacttagccctcgcacgaagtgtaacctgtatatgacgcttattagaccggttgttctctacgggcacgagacatggatattgctcgaggaggacctgcgtacactcggagtattcgagcgacgggtgttaagaaccatctttggcggcatacaggagaacggagtgtggaggcgaaggatgaaccacgagctcgcgcgactctacggcgaacccagtatccagaaggtggtgaaggctggccggatacgctgggctggacatgttgcgagaatgccggacgactgtcctgcaaaacaggtgttcgctacgaatccggtaggaccaagacgagcgggggcgcaacgagcgaggtggttagaccaagtggagcgtgatctggcgaacgtggggtgcccgagaaattggagaacggtggctatgaaccgagtgaattttaggaattatgttcgtcaagttatgtcgtaagacggaatactatgtaaataaaaaataaataagatataTACATTTCTGATGgcccaaaggaagttttggccgctataccggaacttccggtagaaaaaaatcttacttcaaaaaagatacccaattttggctttgcatagCTGTATCTCGTTTACCAATCAACCGATtctctaaattaaaattttagttttttttcgttaactttattattgttttcatagaacatacttggttcCTTAAAAATCTCAGCTCTTCAGTATGTTGTAATGAATCTCAcaacttttttgccatttttcaaaCTTCCCCTCGAGTTGGTATGCTTACGgcattttgttagcgtgatttctctaaaatttgaactcgaaTTGGCcgctttttatatacctaaagATTCATTAGAGtctcctctttcgatggacatactttttgtgtAGTGTTTCGAAAAtgtgtagcaacgtttttcgaatttactgaaagctgtcagatttcaaccagcTTGGTCCACATTTTCAGCAaattggtgtacaaatctcgcactcctcacgtagccgcgggagaaacaaatcctttagctctctttgTCGCTCACTGAATCTACCACCCAGCAGCAGGAAGAACTGCCGTCCCACCGCGTGATTTGTcaattgattgtgctgatgctgataccTTTTTGCGTATTTTGCCATGAAATTTTAGCAGGGCATCATCTCAATGGAAACCAATAATATTGAATGTTTACTATGCTTACTATCATTAAGATTTTAACGATTATAACAATCAGCCTGCTGATGATCCCTGACTGTGGCTCGGTGCATAGTTGGAGTTTGGAAAAGTAATAATGATCGGAAAAAAACAGTAGCCATCTTGAACGCTGTCAATTTTTCCCAGCTCTGATCACAAGCCCTATATTAAATTctattcattcaattttattcaCAAACTTAACACAAACACTTGTTCACTATAATCCGGAAGCAATTCCAGTTGTTAGCTTTAGTGGTTCTTGCTCAATCGAAAATATcttttaagtttgaattttaagtttaaagaaACTActcctttctgttgaaaaccaatttttttgatCGAAAGAatatttactttgtttcaataaaaatatgcaattgcacaaatttcttttgaatgaaagaatttgtttaaaatctaagtccaaaattattcagttcaaaaaatgaattctctctttcaaaaattattcatttgaatcagaacgataattcattgattcaaagaaaacaggcgtttgataaaaaaattgaatgttttgaatcaaagtcagttttgttttgtttcgaaatccaagttttctctgcgtgtagaAAGATAAccataacttctacaattttcagccgatttttagaaataaatgcgtttcttttaaatatttttttctatcatatattcactaatatcagcaatactgttgatcaaatAGAAAAATGTAGTTCAGataatcgatagcaaatttattcaccttcaatatgcaaaaaaaaatttaatgttatgAAGCCCGAGATATTTGATTCTTAGTACaagtttttttcctaaatttcataattaaagcttaactcaaaaactgggatttttttaaatttcattttcagcgCTCGACttgacattaaaaattttggtcGGTCAATgaagttcacatttttttaaaattttgtgttcaagatactttatgaattcaaaattaagtgtttcaatatcaatttaaaaaacaatgttccaaatattgtttaaaaatttcattacagGATATAAAAAAACTAACGGCGTCAGAacaaattaaactaaaatttcaaaatctttctcAACGCATTCATGCTCATGCATTCAGAGCTCTAGACATTTGAGTATTTTTGCGCCAGCCGATTCTTCACAATTGGAAAAAGTGCAAATGAAAATGCATCGGTGGGTACCTTACTGCGGTTTGCATTCAGCTGCGACCATGATACAGTCTTGCTACTCTATTATCACTTTGCCAATAAAAGTGCGCCTatatttgttttgatattttgttttctatttttttccacTACTAGACTGGAAGCAATTCGACCGAGGATGGCAAATGGATTGATGGAATTGTTTTGCGCTGCATCGATGTCAAAGGTCGTTTCGTGTTCTAGATTGATTGCGCTTTATAAGGGATGAAGAACTCAATCGCTGTCGGGAAACAAAATTTCTTTCACTTTTGATtctgaaattcaagcaatttctgattttaatttttccttcaaatatcTTCCCATCTTGACAGAAGCaaacaatttagaaaattattgTTTATCGAGTGAAACCATTCACAGAGAGAAAAGTGATTGATAGCTGGTTGTTGTTGGTAAAAGATTAACAAGTTCTGTACGCTTCGCGGtctgatttattttgttttctcatgGGTGCGTTcttctgtttctttttttcttcgtcAAATTGTATCGTTCTGTGGAAACGGAGGAAGCAAACCGTCTCgaaatatgatataatttagctcTCAACTCGTAAACACTtgccttttttgttattttggtttgGAGGTCAGTTCGTCAATCTTCAGTCAGAAGATCAAGACAAGTTCTGTACACGGTCGGGCAAATGTGGCAATGGCAAAGCTCCGGTTCGAGAATGGATAACCGATCCGAACATTCTGCCGGCCAATAATGCTTGTTACATATAACAACATACCTAGAACATATGTTGGTTTTACTTCGAAGAATTTATACTTCCCCCGCCTATGCTTTAAGTGAGGGAGTGAGCTATTTGTGTATAAGTTTGGTTAGTCGGATCGGATCCAATCGTTTCCGTCTTTTGCCCCCGGCAGGCGAAGATCAGCCAAGGGTGTCGATGATGATAAACAATGAGAAACATTCCCGGGGCACAGGAAAAGCGAGTAACGGAACGATCGGAAACGCAGTTGAAACACTCCGGCATGAAAAAGATCTGATCCATCTTAGAAGATTCTAAGGTGCAATTTTAACTAAACTTTATTGATCGCtcatctgattctgaaatttttacccgttacagtccctggactGTAAATAAGGCCCTCCtgactaaaattaaaatatttctctaGTTTCTCAACTGATTTTCAAAGGAAGCTGTTGTGAAATATTTGCGCGAATATAATCATGCTGTTGTCCACGctatttattcagtctgtaaagcctaaatcggctagaACGGTGTATGACTTTTGCAAAAATCTAGTGCAAGTTAAATTTAAGTgcgaaaaaatttgagaaattgtaaattgacaaaaagttaaaacataGCTACTTTTGCAAATTCGT
It includes:
- the LOC129744886 gene encoding EH domain-binding protein 1 isoform X1, whose amino-acid sequence is MGSVWKRLQRVNKRAAKFSFTVSYHELRMETTAKWRPHSLHVVWTRRSRRVVSSPLTWEPDLVNPVCSSMAWPMPDNHTIAVTLFKDIRTHELEDKDWTFVLEDVSQMGKKRPLASAMINMRKYASIESTQQTFQLELRPVSKKILSASLELTLSCVFLREGKATDEDMQSIISLMSVNNITDIAPLDDLEDIPDLENSIDISEHVFDFTQQLEQLTTSLNNSDLATPMSGVPSLSDDQTPVMSGSKDMFKEVLNDRGYISLTSDQSFIKDPDEHIGKDKPPERQTVTDELSIPSEMDSITPAAHHIPESVHMFEQIEKIVEEAQEDPLEALEEEKSPPPSKQSTPSLPIVVAVAPTPPTKVDSELITKKSPEEIQSSRAELKPLNLIKSYDHTPPPVTTEKAPVEPVAPAKPEPPKEVRKPLLRDSTPGQDLLEWCKDITKSYHGVKVTNLTTSWRNGMAFCAIIHHFYPSLIDMSKLSPGNVIENCRTAFDAAEKLGIPRVIEPQDMNMLAVPDKLAVMTYLYQLRAHFTGHQLEVHTIDSGVPCQACFLAAEQAMCIYSNQKCRRGETSDDSSYVIGNYKSDKLSKDLLNLNDMITPREDDPLRRTELLTNKAQALLVATKQAAGSGGGGGLFGKVSLSPTKEKLITVPSGNGSMSNGGGGGESEGGNNNNNNGEKGSMRPDADKLTGAGDGNLRAETENGFADDRISAVDSALANRLLLRHKEMSEKAKVMIEKLRATSVDKGGDMDTNERQARLREQARKLIAGTRSIKPLNLDSPSSPTKISGNAHKMNFSPERTISPINNVPEFIFPSVVGRIGSAKNSPVRGYGDIGASILDSSDANSNHLLKRSSPSPNKLSPSLLDMIAPKNEGRVEKVNYIQSELDKLEREQNEIDQKANALEKKLRAVMGGTMTNVSETEDQLMNQWFTLVNKKNALLRRQMQLNLLEQENDLEKKYDMLNLELRAALSIEDWRKTEEQREKEALLLAELVAIVDKRNELVQNLHSQEQAIEDDDEIERKLETVDINHKEEKCVIQ
- the LOC129744886 gene encoding EH domain-binding protein 1 isoform X2; translation: MGSVWKRLQRVNKRAAKFSFTVSYHELRMETTAKWRPHSLHVVWTRRSRRVVSSPLTWEPDLVNPVCSSMAWPMPDNHTIAVTLFKDIRTHELEDKDWTFVLEDVSQMGKKRPLASAMINMRKYASIESTQQTFQLELRPVSKKILSASLELTLSCVFLREGKATDEDMQSIISLMSVNNITDIAPLDDLEDIPDLENSIDISEHVFDFTQQLEQLTTSLNNSDLATPMSGVPSLSDDQTPVMSGSKDMFKEVLNDRGYISLTSDQSFIKDPDEHIGKDKPPERQTVTDELSIPSEMDSITPAAHHIPESVHMFEQIEKIVEEAQEDPLEALEEEKSPPPSKQSTPSLPIVVAVAPTPPTKVDSELITKKSPEEIQSSRAELKPLNLIKSYDHTPPPVTTEKAPVEPVAPAKPEPPKEVRKPLLRDSTPGQDLLEWCKDITKSYHGVKVTNLTTSWRNGMAFCAIIHHFYPSLIDMSKLSPGNVIENCRTAFDAAEKLGIPRVIEPQDMNMLAVPDKLAVMTYLYQLRAHFTGHQLEVHTIGETSDDSSYVIGNYKSDKLSKDLLNLNDMITPREDDPLRRTELLTNKAQALLVATKQAAGSGGGGGLFGKVSLSPTKEKLITVPSGNGSMSNGGGGGESEGGNNNNNNGEKGSMRPDADKLTGAGDGNLRAETENGFADDRISAVDSALANRLLLRHKEMSEKAKVMIEKLRATSVDKGGDMDTNERQARLREQARKLIAGTRSIKPLNLDSPSSPTKISGNAHKMNFSPERTISPINNVPEFIFPSVVGRIGSAKNSPVRGYGDIGASILDSSDANSNHLLKRSSPSPNKLSPSLLDMIAPKNEGRVEKVNYIQSELDKLEREQNEIDQKANALEKKLRAVMGGTMTNVSETEDQLMNQWFTLVNKKNALLRRQMQLNLLEQENDLEKKYDMLNLELRAALSIEDWRKTEEQREKEALLLAELVAIVDKRNELVQNLHSQEQAIEDDDEIERKLETVDINHKEEKCVIQ
- the LOC129744886 gene encoding EH domain-binding protein 1 isoform X3; amino-acid sequence: MGSVWKRLQRVNKRAAKFSFTVSYHELRMETTAKWRPHSLHVVWTRRSRRVVSSPLTWEPDLVNPVCSSMAWPMPDNHTIAVTLFKDIRTHELEDKDWTFVLEDVSQMGKKRPLASAMINMRKYASIESTQQTFQLELRPVSKKILSASLELTLSCVFLREGKATDEDMQSIISLMSVNNITDIAPLDDLEDIPDLENSIDISEHVFDFTQQLEQLTTSLNNSDLATPMSGVPSLSDDQTPVMSGSKDMFKEVLNDRGYISLTSDQSFIKDPDEHIGKDKPPERQTVTDELSIPSEMDSITPAAHHIPESVHMFEQIEKIVEEAQEDPLEALEEEKSPPPSKQSTPSLPIVVAVAPTPPTKVDSELITKKSPEEIQSSRAELKPLNLIKSYDHTPPPVTTEKAPVEPVAPAKPEPPKEVRKPLLRDSTPGQDLLEWCKDITKSYHGVKVTNLTTSWRNGMAFCAIIHHFYPSLIDMSKLSPGNVIENCRTAFDAAEKLGIPRVIEPQDMNMLAVPDKLAVMTYLYQLRAHFTGHQLEVHTIDSGVPCQACFLAAEQAMCIYSNQKCRRGETSDDSSYVIGNYKSDKLSKDLLNLNDMITPREDDPLRRTELLTNKAQALLVATKQAAGSGGGGGLFGKVSLSPTKEKLITVPSGNGSMSNGGGGGESEGGNNNNNNGEKGSMRPDADKLTGAGDGNLRAETENGFADDRISAVDSALANNERQARLREQARKLIAGTRSIKPLNLDSPSSPTKISGNAHKMNFSPERTISPINNVPEFIFPSVVGRIGSAKNSPVRGYGDIGASILDSSDANSNHLLKRSSPSPNKLSPSLLDMIAPKNEGRVEKVNYIQSELDKLEREQNEIDQKANALEKKLRAVMGGTMTNVSETEDQLMNQWFTLVNKKNALLRRQMQLNLLEQENDLEKKYDMLNLELRAALSIEDWRKTEEQREKEALLLAELVAIVDKRNELVQNLHSQEQAIEDDDEIERKLETVDINHKEEKCVIQ
- the LOC129744886 gene encoding EH domain-binding protein 1 isoform X4, which produces MGSVWKRLQRVNKRAAKFSFTVSYHELRMETTAKWRPHSLHVVWTRRSRRVVSSPLTWEPDLVNPVCSSMAWPMPDNHTIAVTLFKDIRTHELEDKDWTFVLEDVSQMGKKRPLASAMINMRKYASIESTQQTFQLELRPVSKKILSASLELTLSCVFLREGKATDEDMQSIISLMSVNNITDIAPLDDLEDIPDLENSIDISEHVFDFTQQLEQLTTSLNNSDLATPMSGVPSLSDDQTPVMSGSKDMFKEVLNDRGYISLTSDQSFIKDPDEHIGKDKPPERQTVTDELSIPSEMDSITPAAHHIPESVHMFEQIEKIVEEAQEDPLEALEEEKSPPPSKQSTPSLPIVVAVAPTPPTKVDSELITKKSPEEIQSSRAELKPLNLIKSYDHTPPPVTTEKAPVEPVAPAKPEPPKEVRKPLLRDSTPGQDLLEWCKDITKSYHGVKVTNLTTSWRNGMAFCAIIHHFYPSLIDMSKLSPGNVIENCRTAFDAAEKLGIPRVIEPQDMNMLAVPDKLAVMTYLYQLRAHFTGHQLEVHTIDSGVPCQACFLAAEQAMCIYSNQKCRRGETSDDSSYVIGNYKSDKLSKDLLNLNDMITPREDDPLRRTELLTNKAQALLVATKQAAGSGGGGGLFGKVSLSPTKEKLITVPSGNGSMSNGGGGGESEGGNNNNNNGEKGSMRPDADKLTGAGDGNLRAETENGFADDRISAVDSALANVEKVNYIQSELDKLEREQNEIDQKANALEKKLRAVMGGTMTNVSETEDQLMNQWFTLVNKKNALLRRQMQLNLLEQENDLEKKYDMLNLELRAALSIEDWRKTEEQREKEALLLAELVAIVDKRNELVQNLHSQEQAIEDDDEIERKLETVDINHKEEKCVIQ